In Corynebacterium endometrii, one DNA window encodes the following:
- a CDS encoding ATP-binding protein, translated as MIEISDTNRAKLRALRLSTFADVYFELLNDEAYEDSLPEDIFFLAVDQALESRRQRQIEKAIAAAGFAYPHASLAEVINPEARGISERQLKRYAATNWREHPNNVHIYAPTGTGKTYLACAIGIAACHAGYSVAYFRLDQLVAKLAAYSPTDDQYTALMRKLINIDVLIIDDFCTISVDLRGQEDLTKIVIERDGRLPTIIASQSTAAYWVEVLPSRIGAESLVSRLNNGRRLKIGDFDMRRHLAKEAAAAQDTD; from the coding sequence ATGATCGAAATCAGTGACACCAACCGCGCGAAGCTTCGCGCCTTGCGCCTATCGACTTTCGCTGACGTCTACTTCGAACTCCTCAACGATGAGGCATACGAAGACAGCCTTCCTGAAGACATCTTCTTTCTTGCTGTCGACCAAGCACTAGAGTCACGCCGGCAGCGGCAGATCGAAAAAGCCATTGCTGCAGCAGGATTTGCCTACCCACACGCCAGTTTGGCCGAGGTCATTAACCCTGAAGCACGAGGAATTAGCGAACGCCAGCTTAAACGGTATGCCGCGACGAACTGGCGTGAACATCCCAACAATGTGCACATCTACGCCCCGACGGGCACAGGCAAGACCTACCTTGCCTGTGCCATCGGAATCGCAGCCTGCCACGCCGGCTACAGCGTGGCCTACTTCCGACTCGATCAGCTCGTTGCCAAGCTAGCGGCCTATTCGCCCACCGATGATCAATACACAGCACTGATGCGCAAACTGATCAACATCGACGTCCTCATCATCGATGATTTCTGCACCATCAGCGTGGATCTACGCGGACAAGAAGACCTGACCAAGATCGTAATCGAACGAGACGGCCGACTCCCCACCATCATCGCATCACAATCAACAGCCGCCTACTGGGTCGAAGTCTTACCCAGCAGAATCGGAGCCGAGTCCCTAGTCAGCCGCCTTAACAATGGCCGCAGACTCAAAATCGGTGACTTCGACATGCGCCGACACCTCGCAAAGGAGGCTGCAGCAGCCCAAGACACTGACTAA